From the genome of Triticum aestivum cultivar Chinese Spring chromosome 3B, IWGSC CS RefSeq v2.1, whole genome shotgun sequence, one region includes:
- the LOC123070070 gene encoding uncharacterized protein: MATTATGYGCSAALSFPGSGSPFADRSPLSRAYLTSSNPKLRTPAPSLRVSYLRRRLYVCACSGDVDHYASAASPAEASFDIKLPRRSLLVQFTCNKCDARTKRLINRVAYERGTVFLQCAGCQVYHKFVDNLGLIVEYDLREENGVNTCTED, encoded by the exons ATGGCGACGACGGCCACGGGGTACGGCTGCTCGGCGGCGCTGTCGTTCCCGGGGAGTGGGAGCCCCTTCGCCGATCGCTCACCCCTGTCCCGCGCTTACCTCACCTCCTCCAATCCCAAGCTCAGGACTCCCGCTCCTAG CCTGCGGGTTTCATATCTTCGTAGGCGACTGTATGTCTGTGCGTGCTCCGGCGACGTTGATCATTACGCCTCGGCGGCATCACCAGCG GAAGCTAGTTTTGATATAAAGCTGCCTAGAAGAAGCTTGCTTGTTCAGTTTACATGTAATAAATGTGATGCAAGGACAAAACGTTTGATAAACAGGGTGGCCTATGAAAGAGGAACAGTTTTTCTTCAG TGCGCAGGGTGCCAGGTGTATCACAAGTTTGTTGACAATCTTGGTCTAATTGTCGAGTATGACCTACGAGAAGAAAATGGGGTGAACACTTGTACTGAAGACTGA